The following proteins are co-located in the Chlorogloeopsis sp. ULAP01 genome:
- a CDS encoding 7-carboxy-7-deazaguanine synthase QueE, with amino-acid sequence MTTKTSTTPTARLIEIFSAIQGEGLNVGTRQIFIRFALCDLRCHFCDSAHTWSTPTTCRIERSPGLRDFEIYSNPVPLTILIEWVKWQNIPSLHDSISLTGGEPLLHAQFLVEFLPQVRTVTGLPIYLETGGHRPELLAKVLPYLDSVGMDFKLPSVSGESHWQEHAKFLQLCYESQVEVFVKIIISDKTNTADLEDAGLLVAEVSPQIPIFLQPVTPLVASEQFTQNPILAPAPEQVLMWQALMKRFVKVVRVVPQTHKMLNQL; translated from the coding sequence ATGACTACTAAAACTTCTACTACACCTACAGCACGGCTGATTGAGATTTTTTCCGCAATCCAAGGGGAAGGGTTGAATGTTGGGACGCGTCAAATTTTTATTCGCTTTGCCCTTTGTGACTTGCGCTGTCATTTTTGTGATAGCGCCCATACCTGGAGTACACCGACAACTTGCAGGATTGAACGATCGCCTGGCTTGCGAGATTTTGAAATTTATTCTAATCCCGTTCCTTTAACCATACTAATTGAGTGGGTAAAGTGGCAAAATATACCTTCCCTACACGATAGTATTAGCTTAACAGGTGGCGAACCACTTCTTCATGCCCAATTTTTGGTGGAATTTTTACCGCAAGTACGTACAGTCACTGGTCTACCCATTTACTTGGAAACTGGCGGACATCGCCCAGAACTATTAGCAAAGGTTTTGCCTTATCTAGACTCTGTAGGTATGGATTTTAAGTTACCCAGTGTCAGTGGCGAAAGTCATTGGCAAGAACACGCAAAATTTCTCCAACTCTGTTACGAATCACAAGTAGAAGTTTTTGTCAAAATTATCATTTCTGACAAAACAAACACTGCTGATTTAGAAGATGCAGGTTTGTTAGTCGCAGAAGTTAGTCCACAAATCCCCATTTTTTTACAACCTGTCACTCCTTTAGTAGCATCTGAACAATTTACTCAAAACCCTATACTTGCACCTGCTCCAGAGCAAGTTTTAATGTGGCAGGCTTTGATGAAGCGGTTTGTCAAGGTTGTGCGTGTAGTGCCTCAGACGCATAAAATGTTGAACCAACTTTAA
- a CDS encoding ABC transporter permease subunit (The N-terminal region of this protein, as described by TIGR01726, is a three transmembrane segment that identifies a subfamily of ABC transporter permease subunits, which specificities that include histidine, arginine, glutamine, glutamate, L-cystine (sic), the opines (in Agrobacterium) octopine and nopaline, etc.) produces MHNFKSPLWRDRRYWQIIVQLIAAFLVAFVVAILWINLNRNLQQLGIKFGFDFLKQQASFDISETPISYNPSDTYSRALWVGLINSLRVAIAGIIFTTIVGIFAGISRLSDNWLLRNIAGVYVEIFRNTPLLLQLLFWYFAVFLSLPKIENQISVLNLVSISQSGVQFPWFRLSSEFFALLMGLTFYTGAFVAEIVRGGIQSVPKGQWEAARSLGLKPGLVMRLVIFPQALRVIVPPLTSQYLNLTKNSSLAIAVGYPDVYFVASTTFNQTGRAVEAMLLIMLTYLTLSLTISLGMNFFNRMVTIKER; encoded by the coding sequence ATGCATAATTTCAAATCTCCCTTGTGGCGCGATCGGCGTTACTGGCAAATTATTGTTCAATTAATAGCTGCATTTTTAGTAGCATTTGTCGTAGCTATACTGTGGATAAATCTCAATCGCAATTTGCAGCAATTGGGAATTAAATTTGGATTTGATTTTCTCAAGCAACAAGCTTCATTTGATATTAGTGAAACGCCCATTTCTTACAATCCATCTGATACTTATAGTCGCGCCTTATGGGTAGGCTTAATTAACTCTTTACGAGTGGCGATCGCAGGGATTATTTTCACTACGATTGTTGGTATATTCGCAGGAATATCACGGCTGTCTGACAATTGGTTATTACGAAATATTGCTGGAGTTTATGTAGAGATTTTTCGGAATACGCCTCTACTTTTACAATTATTATTTTGGTACTTTGCTGTTTTTCTAAGTTTACCTAAGATAGAAAACCAAATTTCTGTTTTGAATTTAGTTTCTATCAGTCAAAGTGGTGTGCAATTCCCGTGGTTTAGGCTCTCTTCAGAATTTTTTGCTTTGCTAATGGGATTAACTTTTTATACAGGTGCGTTTGTTGCTGAAATTGTTCGAGGCGGTATCCAATCTGTACCAAAGGGACAATGGGAAGCAGCCCGTTCCTTGGGTTTAAAGCCTGGTTTGGTGATGCGACTGGTGATTTTTCCTCAGGCTTTGCGGGTGATCGTGCCACCACTGACAAGTCAATATCTGAATTTAACTAAAAACTCTAGTTTGGCGATCGCGGTTGGTTATCCTGATGTATATTTTGTTGCTTCTACTACTTTTAACCAAACGGGGAGAGCGGTAGAAGCTATGTTGTTGATTATGCTTACTTATCTGACATTGAGTTTAACAATTTCTCTTGGAATGAACTTTTTTAATAGGATGGTGACGATAAAAGAAAGATAA
- the yqeK gene encoding bis(5'-nucleosyl)-tetraphosphatase (symmetrical) YqeK has translation MRQKVLAWLAENVPASRINHILRVEQMAVELAQHYNLNQQKAATAGLMHDLAKYFQPQKLLQMAEVEGLEIDEVVAASPHLLHADVSAIVARDTFGVEDEEVLQAIANHTLGRPGMSPLCCIVSLADTLEPGRGNTSELQVLRQICRENLERAVWLTCDYTFKFLLESPRLIHPRAIATRNWFLQKSKAKHTIAQPTA, from the coding sequence ATGCGCCAAAAAGTCTTAGCTTGGTTAGCAGAGAATGTTCCGGCTTCGCGGATTAACCACATTCTCAGGGTTGAGCAAATGGCAGTGGAGCTTGCACAGCATTACAATTTGAATCAACAAAAAGCTGCGACAGCTGGACTAATGCACGATCTAGCAAAATATTTTCAGCCACAAAAACTTTTGCAGATGGCAGAGGTTGAGGGATTGGAAATAGATGAAGTAGTAGCAGCGTCTCCTCATCTTTTGCATGCAGATGTCAGTGCCATTGTTGCCAGAGATACATTTGGTGTTGAAGATGAAGAAGTATTACAAGCGATCGCCAATCACACCTTAGGTAGACCAGGCATGAGTCCTCTGTGCTGTATCGTATCTTTAGCAGATACTCTAGAGCCAGGGCGTGGCAATACCTCAGAATTACAAGTATTAAGACAAATTTGTCGTGAAAATTTGGAGCGGGCTGTTTGGTTGACTTGTGATTACACATTCAAGTTTTTGCTCGAAAGTCCTCGCTTGATTCATCCACGAGCGATCGCTACTCGCAATTGGTTTTTACAAAAATCGAAAGCTAAACATACAATTGCTCAACCAACTGCATAG
- a CDS encoding DUF3318 domain-containing protein, producing the protein MTSYATSSAKAEMSELRRLKGLLPPELQSWVMVEGTTEVNPPLIRSEEIGKDQVEIQIDLVKWDSLAMDQRNLLFWHEVARIQNDTIPKDGWEMAALAIGLGGAVGELWVQDVLLLFLALALCGVSGWRLYQKNNGEKQLRELVEADEKAIALATRFGYSLPNAYKSLGSALKTLIDITPSKRQRSRYEARLSALKRSANKAKAKSKTAMENSEY; encoded by the coding sequence ATGACATCGTATGCTACCTCCTCTGCTAAAGCAGAAATGAGTGAACTCCGGCGGTTAAAAGGCTTATTACCGCCAGAATTGCAGAGCTGGGTCATGGTTGAAGGTACAACAGAGGTAAATCCACCCCTGATCCGCTCTGAAGAAATAGGTAAAGACCAGGTAGAAATTCAAATAGACTTGGTGAAATGGGATTCGCTAGCGATGGATCAGCGTAATTTGCTGTTCTGGCACGAAGTTGCTCGCATTCAAAATGATACTATTCCCAAAGATGGTTGGGAAATGGCAGCCTTAGCGATTGGTTTGGGTGGTGCTGTTGGTGAATTGTGGGTACAGGATGTATTACTGCTATTTCTTGCCTTAGCGCTGTGCGGAGTTTCTGGTTGGCGACTTTATCAAAAAAATAACGGGGAAAAGCAGTTAAGAGAATTAGTAGAAGCAGACGAAAAAGCGATCGCCTTAGCAACTCGTTTTGGTTACAGTCTTCCTAACGCCTACAAAAGTTTAGGAAGCGCCTTGAAAACCTTAATTGATATAACTCCCAGTAAGCGCCAACGTTCTAGATACGAAGCACGGCTTTCTGCCCTCAAACGCAGTGCCAACAAAGCAAAGGCAAAATCTAAAACTGCTATGGAAAACAGTGAATATTAA
- a CDS encoding amino acid ABC transporter substrate-binding protein, producing MDKKTLILAIAPLILSLTACTPEVANTGDTGAKQATQSRLDTIKSRGQLICGVSGELPGFSFVGTDGKYSGLDVDVCRAIASALFDNPDAVEYRNLNAKERFTAVQTAEVDVLSRNTTYTLSRDTSVGLEFAPIIFYDGQGIMVRKSSGSKTLADLKDKAICTQTGTTNEQNLADQMRKRGIPYKPLVFEDVNTAYATYAQGRCDAVTSDKSQLISRRSILPNPEDNVILDENLSSEPFAPAVADGDSKWANTVKWVVYSLIKAEELGINSQNVAKFANSNDPEIRRFLGTEGNLGQGMGLPNDFAVRIIKHVGNYGEIYDRNLGAKTKLNFPRGQNQLWTKGGLLFSPPFR from the coding sequence ATGGATAAAAAAACTTTAATTTTAGCGATCGCACCCTTAATTTTGAGCCTGACTGCTTGTACTCCAGAGGTAGCAAACACAGGAGATACAGGGGCAAAACAAGCTACTCAAAGCCGTTTGGATACGATTAAAAGTCGCGGACAGTTGATTTGTGGTGTTAGCGGTGAACTACCAGGATTTAGCTTTGTGGGAACTGATGGTAAATACTCTGGATTAGATGTAGATGTATGTCGTGCCATAGCATCTGCTTTATTTGATAACCCAGATGCAGTAGAGTACCGCAATCTTAATGCTAAAGAACGATTTACAGCCGTACAAACCGCAGAAGTAGATGTTCTCAGCCGTAACACTACATATACGCTCAGTCGGGATACCTCAGTGGGTTTGGAGTTTGCACCGATAATCTTTTATGATGGTCAAGGTATCATGGTTCGCAAAAGTAGCGGCAGCAAGACTTTAGCAGATCTCAAAGACAAAGCAATCTGCACTCAAACTGGTACTACCAACGAGCAGAACTTGGCAGATCAAATGCGAAAACGGGGCATACCTTACAAACCTCTTGTCTTTGAAGATGTGAATACAGCATATGCCACTTATGCCCAAGGACGTTGTGACGCTGTTACCTCTGATAAATCCCAATTAATTTCCCGGCGCAGTATTTTACCCAACCCAGAAGATAATGTAATTCTTGATGAAAATTTATCTAGCGAGCCATTTGCTCCAGCTGTCGCCGATGGAGACAGTAAGTGGGCTAATACTGTTAAATGGGTAGTTTATTCCCTAATTAAAGCCGAAGAATTGGGTATTAATTCTCAAAATGTTGCAAAGTTTGCTAATAGTAACGATCCAGAAATTCGACGTTTTTTAGGAACTGAAGGTAACCTTGGGCAAGGAATGGGTTTGCCAAATGACTTTGCTGTCAGAATTATTAAGCACGTAGGCAACTACGGTGAAATTTATGATCGCAATTTGGGAGCAAAGACAAAGCTAAATTTTCCTCGTGGTCAAAATCAACTCTGGACAAAGGGTGGACTTTTGTTTTCTCCTCCTTTTAGATAA
- a CDS encoding amino acid ABC transporter permease yields the protein MNWLHKNLFNTWYNSILTVVCLFLLFWIGWGVLSWAITQAQWEVIWVNLRLFFVGRFPSTLYWRVWIVLTIASILLALTWGVFFSKQSVNSLRINLAGLILCGVLFFLPLDLNIRLWLQLIVILIFTGFWLGRRWSSAIAPWLSLAWLLSFPVIFWLIGGGFGLRPVPTSLWNGLLLTLLMAAVSIVLSFPIGVLLALGRTSNLPIVRWLCILYIEIIRGLPLIGILFFAQVMFPLFLPGGIRLDRVLRAIAGLVFFSAAYMAENVRGGLQAIPRGQVEAAKALGFNASLVMLLIVLPQALRVAIPAIVGQFIGLFKDTSLLSLVGLVELTGIARSILAQPQFLGRYAEVYLFIGLIYWLFCYAMSLAARRLEKQLVNEK from the coding sequence ATGAATTGGCTGCATAAAAATTTGTTTAATACTTGGTACAACAGCATATTAACTGTTGTTTGTTTGTTTTTACTGTTCTGGATAGGTTGGGGTGTTTTGAGTTGGGCAATTACTCAAGCACAATGGGAAGTAATTTGGGTAAATTTGCGTTTATTTTTTGTTGGTCGTTTCCCCTCAACATTATACTGGCGAGTTTGGATTGTGCTGACAATAGCTTCCATATTATTAGCTCTGACTTGGGGAGTTTTCTTTAGCAAACAAAGTGTGAATAGTCTGAGAATTAACCTTGCTGGTTTGATTCTCTGCGGAGTCTTGTTTTTTTTGCCTTTAGATTTAAATATCCGTCTTTGGTTACAGTTAATTGTTATTTTAATATTTACAGGCTTTTGGCTGGGGAGAAGATGGAGTAGTGCGATCGCGCCTTGGCTTTCACTTGCATGGTTGCTATCTTTCCCTGTGATATTTTGGTTAATTGGTGGTGGATTTGGTTTAAGACCAGTACCAACAAGTTTATGGAACGGTTTGCTGCTTACTCTTCTGATGGCAGCAGTTAGTATTGTGCTTTCCTTTCCTATTGGCGTGCTGCTAGCTTTAGGACGTACTAGCAACCTGCCTATAGTACGTTGGCTATGTATTTTGTACATTGAAATTATTCGGGGGCTGCCACTCATCGGGATTTTATTCTTTGCTCAGGTGATGTTTCCCTTATTTCTGCCAGGAGGAATTCGTTTGGATCGGGTTTTGCGTGCCATTGCTGGATTGGTTTTTTTTAGTGCTGCTTATATGGCAGAAAACGTGCGCGGCGGACTCCAGGCTATTCCTCGCGGACAAGTTGAAGCTGCCAAAGCCCTTGGATTCAATGCTTCCTTGGTTATGCTATTAATTGTCCTACCTCAAGCCTTGCGTGTTGCAATTCCGGCAATTGTTGGTCAATTTATCGGGTTATTTAAAGACACTTCACTTTTATCTTTGGTGGGATTAGTAGAACTTACAGGAATTGCCCGTTCTATTTTGGCACAGCCACAATTTCTTGGTCGTTATGCAGAAGTTTATCTATTTATTGGCTTAATTTACTGGCTATTTTGTTATGCTATGTCGCTGGCTGCTCGGCGATTAGAGAAGCAGTTAGTAAATGAAAAATAG
- the rsfS gene encoding ribosome silencing factor codes for MSDYFQANFPLQSVAVKKEAVKNPQIDINATSQNVAETVAEAASDRKAGDILLLRVADVSYLADYFVVMTGYSRVQVRAIADAIEDKVQQDWQRRPLRVEGKTEGNWILQDYGDVIVHIMMPKEREFYNLEAFWGHAEHIEFPTSDDGGGKQT; via the coding sequence ATGTCTGATTATTTCCAAGCAAACTTCCCATTACAATCAGTCGCTGTGAAAAAAGAAGCGGTAAAAAACCCGCAAATTGATATTAATGCAACAAGTCAAAATGTAGCCGAAACCGTTGCCGAAGCAGCATCAGACCGGAAAGCGGGTGATATTTTGTTACTGAGAGTAGCAGATGTATCTTATCTGGCTGATTACTTTGTGGTGATGACAGGTTATTCAAGAGTACAAGTGAGGGCGATCGCCGATGCGATAGAAGACAAAGTACAACAAGATTGGCAAAGGCGTCCTCTACGGGTAGAAGGTAAAACCGAGGGAAATTGGATTTTGCAAGACTACGGTGATGTGATTGTTCATATTATGATGCCCAAGGAGCGAGAGTTTTATAATTTAGAAGCCTTCTGGGGTCATGCAGAACATATCGAGTTTCCAACATCTGATGATGGTGGGGGTAAACAAACATGA
- a CDS encoding anti-sigma factor antagonist (This anti-anti-sigma factor, or anti-sigma factor antagonist, belongs to a family that includes characterized members SpoIIAA, RsbV, RsfA, and RsfB.) — protein MNSQTTEVDDPVMSLNDMAVVQVSNRLSMLEAVAFKQTCQDLIQANPVLKRIIIDFQQTTFMDSSGLGALVSNYKIAQEKGIDLILRNVTPQVMAVLNLTGLEEVFHIESGSNTETPSNRLLEEQLPTTHPSVRSWTKRIIDIVGAFIGLVITGVLFIPIAVAITLDDPGPILFSQTRCGWMGKRFRIWKFRSMYVDAEARKAELEKHNQVQGAFFKIDKDPRVTKVGAFLRRTSLDELPQFWNVLKGEMSLVGTRPPTPDEVERYEVPEWQRLDVKPGMTGEWQVNGRSSIRKFEDVIRLDLQYQKNWSLVYDIKLILKTVAILFHKNSGAV, from the coding sequence ATGAATAGCCAAACCACAGAGGTAGATGATCCGGTAATGTCATTAAATGATATGGCAGTAGTGCAGGTCTCAAACCGATTGAGCATGCTTGAAGCTGTGGCATTTAAGCAAACCTGTCAAGATTTAATCCAAGCAAATCCAGTTCTTAAAAGAATTATTATCGACTTTCAGCAAACTACTTTCATGGATAGTAGTGGTTTGGGTGCTTTAGTGAGCAATTACAAAATAGCCCAGGAAAAAGGGATCGATCTGATCTTACGGAATGTTACTCCTCAGGTGATGGCAGTACTCAACCTTACAGGATTGGAGGAGGTTTTTCACATTGAATCTGGTAGTAACACCGAAACGCCCTCCAACCGACTATTGGAGGAGCAGCTACCAACAACACATCCCTCCGTACGTTCTTGGACGAAACGGATAATAGACATTGTTGGGGCATTCATAGGGTTAGTCATTACAGGAGTTTTATTTATTCCTATTGCAGTTGCTATTACACTTGACGATCCCGGCCCGATATTATTTAGTCAAACTCGTTGTGGTTGGATGGGCAAGCGCTTTCGGATTTGGAAATTCCGATCAATGTATGTTGATGCAGAAGCTAGGAAAGCTGAACTGGAAAAACACAACCAAGTACAAGGGGCTTTTTTCAAAATTGATAAAGATCCCAGAGTTACCAAAGTCGGAGCCTTTTTGCGACGTACCAGTTTGGATGAACTTCCTCAATTTTGGAATGTCCTTAAAGGAGAGATGAGTTTAGTCGGCACTCGCCCACCTACACCCGATGAAGTAGAGCGTTATGAAGTACCTGAGTGGCAACGGCTAGATGTCAAACCAGGTATGACTGGAGAATGGCAAGTGAATGGACGCTCTAGCATACGTAAATTTGAGGATGTAATTCGTCTAGACTTGCAATATCAAAAAAACTGGAGCTTGGTGTACGATATAAAGCTTATTTTGAAAACAGTAGCCATTTTATTTCACAAAAATAGTGGTGCTGTTTAG
- a CDS encoding glycosyltransferase family 4 protein produces MQILIYSYNYYPEPIGIAPLMTELAEGLVKRGHKVRVVTAMPNYPERQIYEGYRKKLFFTEYKNGVQIQRSYVWIRPQPNLLDRMLLDASFVFTSLLPALNGWRPDVILTTSPSLPVSIPTTILGWLYGCPVVLNLQDILPEAAIHVGLLKNKLLIKVFTALEKFAYRTATKISVISDGFIENLLAKNVEVNKLLQIPNWVDVNFIRPLPKEDNAFRIAHNLNGKFVVLYSGNIALTQGLETVVKTASMLRHIPDIAFVIVGEASCLQRLQQECQSCGADNVLLLPFQPRERLPEMLAAADIGLVVQKKNVISFNMPSKIQVLLASGRALIASVPENGTAARAIRQSGGGIIVPPEDPEALAQAILDLYQHPNKVQTLGYNSRHYATEQYAFEQALTHYESLFYTVTANNPVMDSTVVSKQEV; encoded by the coding sequence ATGCAGATTTTAATTTACTCATACAACTACTATCCAGAACCAATTGGCATTGCTCCTCTGATGACTGAATTAGCAGAGGGACTAGTTAAGCGAGGACATAAAGTGCGCGTAGTTACTGCAATGCCAAACTATCCTGAGCGTCAAATTTATGAAGGGTATAGAAAGAAGTTGTTTTTTACTGAGTATAAAAATGGTGTTCAAATTCAACGCAGTTATGTTTGGATTCGTCCACAACCAAACCTCTTAGATCGGATGTTGCTAGACGCTAGCTTTGTTTTCACCAGTTTACTACCAGCTTTGAACGGTTGGCGTCCTGATGTTATTCTTACCACTTCTCCATCGTTACCGGTTTCTATACCAACTACTATATTGGGATGGTTGTATGGTTGCCCTGTCGTTTTAAACCTTCAAGATATACTACCAGAAGCTGCCATTCACGTCGGTTTGCTTAAAAACAAATTGCTGATTAAAGTTTTTACAGCTTTAGAAAAATTTGCTTACCGCACTGCCACCAAAATAAGTGTTATTAGTGATGGTTTTATAGAAAATTTGCTTGCTAAAAATGTCGAAGTTAATAAACTTTTGCAAATTCCCAATTGGGTTGATGTAAATTTCATTCGTCCCCTGCCAAAAGAAGATAATGCTTTTCGTATTGCTCATAACCTGAATGGCAAATTTGTAGTCTTATATTCAGGTAATATAGCTCTCACCCAAGGTTTAGAAACTGTTGTCAAAACTGCTTCTATGTTGCGGCATATTCCAGATATTGCTTTTGTGATTGTAGGAGAGGCTTCTTGTTTGCAAAGATTGCAACAAGAATGTCAAAGCTGTGGTGCAGATAATGTTTTGTTACTACCTTTTCAACCCCGTGAACGTTTACCAGAGATGCTAGCGGCTGCTGATATTGGCTTAGTAGTACAAAAGAAAAATGTGATCTCCTTCAATATGCCATCGAAAATTCAAGTGCTACTTGCTAGTGGGCGAGCATTGATTGCATCTGTACCCGAAAACGGAACTGCTGCAAGAGCAATCAGACAAAGTGGCGGTGGAATTATCGTTCCCCCAGAAGATCCAGAGGCTCTTGCTCAGGCAATTTTGGACTTATACCAACATCCGAACAAAGTTCAAACTCTGGGTTATAACAGTCGTCATTATGCCACAGAGCAATATGCATTTGAGCAAGCTTTAACTCATTATGAGTCTCTATTCTATACAGTGACAGCAAATAACCCAGTTATGGATTCTACAGTAGTCTCAAAGCAAGAAGTCTAA
- a CDS encoding alpha/beta fold hydrolase gives MPDYSTITAEIIQQAKTIEDVLPIKNEACRSKFFFHPHPTPKVCLFFHGFTAGPYQFEPLGKALFESGYNVLIPLQPGHGIAGNWNGDNPPPLPTEQQVYQEFASSWLQIARNLGEQVIIGGLSTGGNLAAWLALEDPPEIEKAILFAPYVSGNNPIVNFLVEILPFYYEWLNKDNPGNFGYHGFRIPALRLFLDMGQEVLERVEKESAVPMFVISSESDPTIDHKELRALFLALIKHQHQSWYFNFEKVFDIPHTMMTKAEGNKYQDLLITIAKAYIESNVTWNELLNIGYQILQGKTFESAVSQFNLCNKVSPDMAVLLAVMEKQIIIEASE, from the coding sequence ATGCCCGATTATTCCACCATTACAGCAGAAATAATTCAGCAAGCGAAAACTATAGAGGATGTTCTTCCAATCAAAAATGAAGCTTGCCGCTCAAAATTCTTTTTTCACCCTCATCCTACTCCAAAAGTTTGTTTATTTTTTCACGGATTTACTGCTGGCCCTTACCAATTTGAACCACTGGGAAAAGCTCTTTTTGAATCAGGTTACAATGTTTTGATTCCTTTACAGCCTGGTCATGGAATAGCGGGGAATTGGAATGGTGATAACCCTCCTCCTTTGCCTACAGAACAACAAGTATATCAAGAGTTTGCATCCTCCTGGCTGCAAATAGCACGAAATTTAGGAGAGCAGGTAATCATTGGTGGATTATCGACAGGTGGAAACTTAGCAGCTTGGTTAGCACTAGAAGATCCTCCAGAAATAGAGAAAGCCATACTGTTTGCTCCCTATGTGAGTGGTAATAATCCAATCGTTAATTTTCTCGTAGAAATACTTCCTTTTTATTACGAATGGTTGAATAAAGATAATCCTGGAAATTTTGGTTATCACGGTTTTCGTATTCCAGCACTGCGATTATTTTTAGATATGGGTCAAGAAGTACTGGAACGAGTAGAAAAAGAGAGCGCAGTACCAATGTTTGTCATTTCTAGTGAAAGTGACCCTACAATTGACCATAAAGAACTACGAGCTTTATTTTTAGCTTTAATCAAGCATCAGCATCAATCTTGGTATTTTAACTTCGAGAAAGTTTTTGACATTCCCCACACTATGATGACGAAAGCTGAAGGTAATAAATATCAAGACTTATTGATTACCATAGCTAAAGCTTATATTGAAAGTAATGTTACTTGGAATGAATTACTAAACATTGGTTATCAAATCTTGCAAGGAAAAACTTTTGAGTCTGCCGTATCACAATTTAATCTATGTAATAAAGTTTCTCCAGACATGGCAGTTTTACTAGCTGTTATGGAGAAGCAAATAATTATTGAGGCTAGCGAATAA
- a CDS encoding CGLD27 family protein has protein sequence MIKSSVSNCPVPSEQQPLNEYEELKTSWLFRDCTLDWREYITKLTCIWGLSWPIAAAVAAVSFPPHKQIAHFLLCGAAGASLGVILTLLRLYLGWSYIQHRLASPIIFYEESGWYDGQTWTKPQELLTRDRLIVTYQIKPIIQRLQISFASLAVLFVAGTIVWQLV, from the coding sequence ATGATTAAGTCCTCGGTTTCAAATTGCCCTGTTCCCTCCGAACAACAACCGCTAAATGAGTACGAAGAGCTAAAAACATCTTGGCTATTTCGTGATTGCACGCTAGATTGGCGCGAGTATATCACGAAATTAACTTGTATTTGGGGTTTGTCTTGGCCAATTGCCGCAGCAGTAGCAGCAGTCAGCTTTCCCCCACATAAACAAATTGCCCATTTTCTCCTCTGTGGTGCTGCCGGAGCAAGTTTAGGTGTCATACTTACACTGCTGCGATTATACTTAGGTTGGTCTTACATACAACATCGCCTAGCTAGTCCAATCATATTCTATGAAGAATCTGGTTGGTATGACGGCCAAACTTGGACAAAACCACAGGAACTGCTAACCCGCGATCGCTTAATTGTTACCTACCAAATTAAACCTATTATCCAACGGTTACAAATTAGCTTTGCTAGCTTGGCTGTGTTGTTCGTTGCTGGTACGATAGTTTGGCAATTAGTTTAA
- a CDS encoding amino acid ABC transporter ATP-binding protein, which yields MSEQTPIIIADNVHKWYGKFHALRGVSLTVNRGEVVVLMGPSGSGKSTFIRTFNALEDYQKGKIEIDGIILSHDLRNIEAIRREVGMVFQQFNLFPHLTVIQNITLAPIWVRHLPKVKAEELAMQLLERVGILEQAHKYPGQLSGGQQQRVAIARALAMQPKIMLFDEPTSALDPEMVREVLEVMRSLARDGMTMVVVTHEVGFAREVADRVILMDNGNLVESATPDSFFTNPQEERTRQFLSQIL from the coding sequence GTGTCAGAACAAACACCAATAATTATTGCTGATAATGTTCACAAATGGTATGGTAAATTTCATGCTCTGCGAGGTGTAAGTCTAACAGTAAATCGTGGAGAAGTAGTAGTCTTGATGGGGCCTTCTGGTTCAGGTAAATCAACCTTCATCCGCACATTTAATGCTTTAGAAGATTACCAAAAAGGCAAAATTGAAATAGATGGCATTATCCTCAGCCATGATTTACGAAATATTGAAGCAATTCGCCGAGAAGTAGGAATGGTATTTCAACAATTCAATTTGTTTCCTCATTTAACGGTGATTCAAAATATTACTTTGGCACCAATTTGGGTGCGTCATTTACCGAAGGTAAAAGCCGAAGAATTGGCAATGCAATTACTAGAGCGAGTAGGCATTTTAGAACAGGCACATAAATACCCAGGACAGTTGTCTGGAGGACAGCAGCAGAGAGTAGCGATCGCTCGTGCTTTAGCTATGCAACCTAAAATTATGCTCTTTGATGAACCAACCTCTGCCTTAGATCCAGAAATGGTGCGAGAAGTTTTAGAGGTGATGCGAAGTCTTGCCCGTGATGGCATGACTATGGTAGTTGTTACCCACGAAGTTGGATTTGCTCGTGAAGTAGCTGATCGAGTAATTCTGATGGATAACGGCAATCTAGTGGAATCAGCTACTCCAGATAGCTTTTTTACTAACCCCCAAGAAGAACGTACCCGCCAATTTTTATCACAAATTCTTTAG